The window GTATTCATAACTACTACCCAAGGAGGGAATCACATCGATTTGATTGATTCCTCGGGGGGAGATGCTGGTGTCGATCTAACATCCAGTGGCACGTTGAATTCCAACTATGCAAACGTCAGCTCACCTAAACAAGGTTTGACTGGTGATGCCGGATTAATGCAAGGCTACCTCGCTCTCAACGATACAGAAACCATATCACTCACAGGTCTCTCCGCTTGGGCACCGAATGGTTACAAGGTTTACGCCGCGTTTGATATCGGGGGAAATGAAACGCATGGGATATCTATGGGCGATGGCGTAACCAGTGCCCTCTACTGGACTGCCAACTCCTCCGCGACTGACTCTGACCCCGATAATGATGGAGTCATGACCTGGAAGCAAACCACCGCAACCACGTCGGGAACTGCGGTTACGGATGCCAACTGGGCGGTTTATGGCACCTTCACGGGGGATACCCTCACCATCTCAGGCACCGATAACGGATCGCGTTCTGCCCTTAGCGGCTTCCAAGTTGTCGCGCTGCCTGTGCCTGAACCATCCTCCGCAGCCCTGCTGGGACTCGGCTGCCTCGCTCTTGTCATCCGCAGGCGCAAGTAGGTTATGGAGTGACACGTGCGTCGCAGGAAGCCATCTAACATGCCACCCTTCGACCCTGTGTCCTCACCCAAAGCCTGGCGAGAAACTGATTCTCGTCAGGCTTTTTTCCTTTCGCCATCCCAATCCCTCATAGCCATGAAACAAAACTTCGCCCTGCTCACTCTCTGTCTCTCGGTATTGATTGTTTGCTCGTCCGC of the Akkermansiaceae bacterium genome contains:
- a CDS encoding PEP-CTERM sorting domain-containing protein (PEP-CTERM proteins occur, often in large numbers, in the proteomes of bacteria that also encode an exosortase, a predicted intramembrane cysteine proteinase. The presence of a PEP-CTERM domain at a protein's C-terminus predicts cleavage within the sorting domain, followed by covalent anchoring to some some component of the (usually Gram-negative) cell surface. Many PEP-CTERM proteins exhibit an unusual sequence composition that includes large numbers of potential glycosylation sites. Expression of one such protein has been shown restore the ability of a bacterium to form floc, a type of biofilm.) — its product is MIVLLGLTSSGFAASISVNFSPDASVDNQAVDSGETSIVGITGTEAIDGSKWNNIKLRASGAGAPDVFITTTQGGNHIDLIDSSGGDAGVDLTSSGTLNSNYANVSSPKQGLTGDAGLMQGYLALNDTETISLTGLSAWAPNGYKVYAAFDIGGNETHGISMGDGVTSALYWTANSSATDSDPDNDGVMTWKQTTATTSGTAVTDANWAVYGTFTGDTLTISGTDNGSRSALSGFQVVALPVPEPSSAALLGLGCLALVIRRRK